From a single Natronorubrum tibetense GA33 genomic region:
- a CDS encoding MFS transporter, whose translation MDRNDRAIARFTMLGHATFHLYELTIPLFVVVWLDAFDVSPAVLGTVVAVGYGLIGLGALPSGALADRYGSRRLVVLSMVGMGGGFVLVSLAPTVWLLGVALVLWGAAASLYHPAGLSLITRGSDQQGTVLAYHGVAGNVGTAVGPLVAAIALTLLDWRLVAALFAVPALVAVLAASIFRFDERAGVDAETASTTDSRNGFVTLLKRTKLLFAGSFVVVFVIAMLAGTYYRGVFTFLPDVLAALPVFDPVIVAGETFEPSQYVYAGLLLIGAVGQYVGGRVSDYRSPEWAIVGAFAALVAVSLLFPLATNAGLVATLLICAALGFFVYVEAPIHQALIGKYATADAHGLSFGITYLGVFGIGAAGASVAGVALTYGGTSLLFLVLALFPALGLLLAGYLAMTKRRD comes from the coding sequence ATGGACCGGAACGATCGCGCGATCGCTCGATTCACCATGCTCGGGCATGCGACGTTCCACCTGTACGAACTCACGATCCCGCTGTTCGTCGTCGTCTGGCTGGACGCGTTCGATGTTTCGCCGGCCGTCCTTGGCACGGTCGTCGCGGTCGGCTACGGGCTCATCGGGCTCGGCGCGCTGCCGAGTGGCGCACTCGCCGACAGATACGGCTCGAGACGGCTGGTCGTCCTCTCGATGGTCGGCATGGGTGGCGGCTTCGTGCTCGTCAGCCTTGCACCGACCGTCTGGCTGCTCGGCGTCGCACTCGTTCTCTGGGGCGCCGCGGCGAGCCTCTACCACCCCGCGGGACTCTCGCTGATCACCCGCGGCTCGGACCAGCAGGGAACCGTCCTCGCCTACCACGGCGTCGCGGGCAACGTCGGGACGGCGGTCGGTCCCCTCGTGGCGGCGATCGCACTAACCCTGCTGGACTGGCGGCTCGTCGCCGCGCTGTTCGCCGTCCCGGCGCTCGTCGCCGTCCTTGCGGCCTCGATCTTCCGCTTCGACGAGCGGGCGGGCGTCGACGCCGAAACCGCTTCGACTACCGACTCGAGAAACGGGTTCGTGACGCTACTCAAACGGACGAAACTGCTTTTCGCCGGCAGCTTCGTCGTCGTGTTCGTCATCGCCATGCTCGCTGGGACGTACTATCGTGGGGTCTTTACGTTCCTCCCGGACGTCCTCGCGGCGCTCCCCGTCTTCGATCCCGTCATCGTCGCCGGGGAGACGTTCGAACCGAGCCAGTACGTCTACGCCGGTCTGCTGTTGATCGGCGCTGTCGGGCAGTACGTCGGTGGACGGGTGAGCGATTACCGCTCGCCCGAGTGGGCCATCGTCGGCGCGTTCGCCGCCTTGGTCGCCGTCTCGTTGCTCTTTCCCCTCGCGACGAACGCCGGTCTCGTCGCGACGCTGCTGATTTGTGCGGCGCTCGGTTTTTTCGTCTACGTGGAAGCACCGATTCATCAGGCTCTGATCGGGAAGTACGCCACTGCGGACGCCCACGGGCTATCGTTCGGTATCACGTATCTCGGCGTCTTCGGTATCGGCGCCGCGGGGGCGTCCGTCGCCGGCGTCGCCCTCACCTACGGAGGGACCTCTCTCCTGTTTCTCGTCCTCGCCCTCTTCCCGGCGCTCGGACTCCTGCTAGCCGGTTACCTCGCGATGACGAAGCGGCGTGACTGA